Sequence from the Hylaeus volcanicus isolate JK05 chromosome 1, UHH_iyHylVolc1.0_haploid, whole genome shotgun sequence genome:
aaaattcttatccacGTAACATATTTCGAATAGGTAATGAATAGACTGCGGACCTtcatgcgaaataaaatcttcgcgaatgtgcctacaaaaatgaaacctaaataggaatttattttattcagcaaatattataacgtgaactttactttcaatcttttttatattcttgcatattgtttccattttgtagtttcttgcacactcaaatttcctatgaatccataaagatccgcagtctagtaatgaataaaagatgaacaTATTCTCTTCcattatttgttcaataaaaattttagtCGGAATTATACAATCATATAAAAAACCTTATCTAAATAACTATTTAATCCTGCAACAACATTGCGAATAAATTGCaacatagaatatttattcatcatttgttattcaaataaaattcccaTCAACTTATAATTtgcattttccattttcctttttcttgttGTATAGTTGATTACTTTAtcattaaataatgtatatcgCGTGCATTCGGTTTGAGAGAATTGTGTCCAAGTGTGCAGATTAATTTATCTATAAAGtcagagaaaatatttaatcgataatCCAGACAAACTTTCTACTCCTGGAGATGTACTGATTTGGAGGATGGCAGTACCACCTGATATTTCTCTAATCATGTGATTTGGTGAGGGGAAATGTTGATAAGCATTAGTTTCCCCTGGAGACTCGAAATTTAGAGACGATCCTGTTATAGATGTTACTAAATTTCTGTGTTTGGAGATTCAATGGACATTTTAAACGCTCTAAATGTACAATATACGTACCGTCTCAGATAATAACAGTTTATAATAAGTTTAGTTATTAACTATATAATTagtataattttagtttataataacttttttctaCGTCCAGAATTTCGACTATGCAaacgattataaatatttatataaaaatgtattttcctGTATGGTCTTAACATTGTTTGTTTGAATCTTTAACTATTGCCaggttgaaatatttatgtttttaatcaaTACTTTTCGAAAAAAAGTTCTGAGATAACAAtgctaaattttttaattcataatttgttGCGAATTGTTGTTAATACCTTTCATTATATTGTGTATTACCTTGCTTGTCTTACATTTTTAGTTATATATCCCGAAGGTATTTGAATTGTACATTTtgaaacaagaaaacaaaacgacaataaaaacagaaatgtacaatttatcGCTCTCTATTGTTCGTCTaccacaataaaaaaatgtacactAACATGGCACTAATAAGGAAGAGACAAACCGTCTGCCACGTACAAATTAACGTGACACTTCAGTCTAAACAAGCGTCGTTAATCCAGTATTTCTGATTCATCGAGTTGAAATACCGCGCGGCATCCGTTGCTCCCAGCGATTCATGCAGAAGATGAAGTCGCGAACACAGATTTACCGAGCGGTTAACGTTCCGTTCGTGATTGGTGTACGAGCTTAATTATTCGTCGAGAGGTATATCATGCACTCGTAGAGAGACGATGCTCGTTGTAAACGTTGCATACGAGACCAGTAGGTATCAGTGGCACTGACATGACGTATACCGTTGAAAGAGGATAGAAAGAGACGAGATAGAAGATCGTGTTTCCACGCTTCGGGCCACACGCATATGCTTTTGACATTTCACGTCCGGTAGCGTCTTATGAATGATCGCTCCGCTTGCATTTAGATTAACGCGGTATCCACGATTAGTGGCGTTCGATAAAGTTCAGGCTCGAGTAAATCCTCGCGACACGCTTCGTTCGTCGGGCACAAGTATAAAAACATGATTGACAagagtgaaaaaaaagaacggagAAACGGTCACGGCGGCCGGGTCTCCGCCGTTGTTACGGAACATCGTACGCTCTCTTTCATCATAGGTCGTAGTACGAGAACCCTCACTCACCTGCATGCTTCTCTGACTTCGGCGTGGAGGCCATCGCTACACGGTAGTATGTCCTCTCGAGCCGTGACACTATCTCACCATTTCCGCGAACGACCGCATCGTACACTACACACCAGTGGCTCACGCGGCGTTTTCAGTCTGATGTAAACCCGACGTGCACCGCTACATCTTCGTTTGTCAGCCATCTTTCGGGGCGCGAGCGCGCGAACCGCCATCTTGCGGCCGCGATTCGAACATAGGCTACTAGGCCACGGACCTGAACTTCGACCATACATACATGGACTGCTCAAGCTATAGTGTAGTCCGTAACCAACATCTCCCATGCCAAAGTTACGAGTAAGCAGTTGTGCGCAAGTGCTATAGTCAGTGGGCGATAGCAGCGGGGAAAGgcgcgaattgaaattttggacGGTTTGGCGAACTACTCTTTGagtatatagaaatgtatattgaGTATATCTCtatatactatatgtataaagaGTAGGCTTGAGCAGTccatgtatacagggtgtcccaaaaatgttgtaacacattgaaaggagtggttcgggaggtgatttgaaacaactttttccttagcgaaaatattgttcgaggcttcgttgaggagatattaacagaaaacgccgaccaatcaaagcgcgcgtataccgttggagcggccgtgatagcgaaggctacgagctaagcggctgcgtccaatgtccttcgatgcatgTCGAGTgccttgttcgcgtacaagcgcggccgcttagcacatagccttcgttatcgcggccgctccgacggtatccgcgcgctctgattggtcagtgttttcctttaatatctcctcaacgaagcctcggacaacattttcgctaaggaaaaagttgtttcaaatcacctcccgaaccacctctttcaatgtgtcATAACATTTTTGcgataccctgtatataatcCTGACGGGACGCCACGATAATTTTGCCCGGcgcgccaatattgctaaaatcGGCCCTGGCCTCAGATTATTGGATAGTGACGGAACTGATACGATACATATCGATGATATTTGAGCGATTCGATATCAAAGTAGATTCTCAATTATCAGGgtcaatgaattttttcaattcaactAATCATGGCTTCATAACTTTAAACATTTCAGGATCCaaacgaaataatacaaaattttaaaataaaaaagcttgacataaattattaaataagtctgttaatattttcatgttacTTTTTCGTCAATGGTAGCTTTACACATACAGATATTATAGAAGAGCAGGGGAGTCATAGGCCTGcatggaaatggaaatgtcCCACGgttagaaagagaaaaaaagaatcaattttatcatcgCCATTTAAATTTGCTATACGTGTTTCGGAATTTCTTCGATGGAAACGGTATACTACACAACTAACGGTCGTAGGTAGCGCCAAAAGTTGACCAAAGTAAGATGGCCGAAAGACTTTTAAAGGTTGATCCCCCTTCCGTTTATTATCAGAACCACGCGACAGCATACACCGCCCTTCAGGTTCACTAGACCAATATGGCCGACGGGCTGTCAACCGGGTGACACTTCACTCAATTTTTGTCCGCATAGGATGTTCAGAAACTGTTGACATCCACAAGCAGAACGCGACCACGTGCGTGCAACCGCGAACTGCGGCACTGGTTAAGCCTGCTACGTCTATCAACACCACGAATCATATCGCTGTAGTGAAAATTAGACTAAGGAGTGGCGGCGCAACGACTGACTCTGGTACTGGTACAGTGACACACAAAAATCGACGGTTCGTCGATGACCGGTACAATCTCTAACAAAAAATAGTTCATTGCCTTGCAATGATAACGGTGCCAAAGAGGAGTGAGTACTAAGAAACGAGTCAGAGAGTACACAATAAACTTGACTCGTTCTCTTATGTACCAAATAATCGTTTTTAAAACATGAAGTGTTacttattaaatgtattttatttctatatgtttttcaagaattaatattaacggcttcgactatatgtatatataagtataGACTGCTAATGCTACGTCTCCCTACTTTTCCAATGGAACAATCGTACGTCAAGTGTCTCAAACATTAAGCGAGATATATCGAAGTTCAGGCTTCCCCTAAAATCCCAAACGGCGGTAAATTCGAACATGAAATTAGCTATTTTGtaaggaaataaatatttagtgtgttttttaaaaaaaattatataatatatattacatatttgtcTCATATACATAAAGTAGAGTACTTAGTGCTGTTTCATATTATTAATCCtagattaaaatgtttaatttataatttaagttttgctagaaactttttaaataatttaaagtttctaatctaaaagaaatttagatTTATACCGAGAATTTCTGagatttttgtcaaaattgtttacatatgatttacatacaaacatacattACTATTCTAGTAATATGATtagaagattaaaaattaacggaAATAAAGTTGTTTAATATCGTAGTTCATGCAATATGGCCGCGCCCTTGCCAATGTTAATGTTTGATACACGTTAGTAACTAGCAGTCCATACTTAATAGTTGAAGATTAATGTCATACatctatttgaaaattgtactatCAGAAAATCAACAATAATTATACAGAATCATTCCGCAGGGTTGTGTTTGAAATAAGGTTGGTGCCAGCTGTCATGGGGAACTCTGGTTTAAAACAACATTATGAGACCGCGAAGAAGACCGGCACATTAAATTTGTCCCAGGGAAAACTAGACGAATTCCCGCAGAATCTACGTGCTCTGGCGCCGTTATTACGCACGTTAGACCTAtccaaaaacaaatttgttcgaattCCGAACGATATCGGTAACTTTACAttgttaaaacaattaaatatcagTCATAATAAATTGACCGAGTTGCCTGAAGTTCTTGGTGCCTTGACGAAATTAGAAGGTTTAAATGCAGCCTCAAACCAGATCAAAAGCATTCCATGGCCTTTATCGAAACTAACACGTTTGAAACAAGTTAATCTGTCCGACAATCAGATTACTGAATTTCCTCTAATGTTTCGTGATTTAAAGTTTTTGGATATGCTAGATCTGtctcggaatcgaataacaacGATTCCCGATGCCGTCGCAGCGTTGCATGTGGTTGAACTTAACCTCAATCAGAATCAGATATCGGCAATTTCGGAGAAATTGGCTGAATGTCCGCGTTTGAAAACGCTAAGGCTGGAAGAGAATTGTTTGCAGTTGAACGCAATAcccattaaaattttaaaagattcgaATGTTTCGGTACTAGCTCTCGAGGGGAACTTATTTGAGATGAAAGAATTTGCCGATGTCGATGGTTACGACAACTACATGGAAAGGTACACCGCGGTtaagaaaaagatgttttaAGGAACGTTATTATTTAGGTGGACATTTTTGTGACATACCGATTAATCCGCGTGaagtatgtaaattatgtaaacatgttacgaaataatagctaTTATGCGATTCTCTATaactttgtaaaaaaaatattcgtatcatATACGCGCAATTATAGCATTCAATACTTGTGATAAtgtaattgtacaaataaaatgtatcaatCGATTAATTGTGACGATAAATCGaggtattcatatttttcatacatagacgaatgtttaaaatcaaattcGTGTTCGTATAGAATGTTCATTGCAATACTGTACTCAATGAACAGTATCGAAATTGTATTACCATTAGTATAGCCTTTATTACTAGACTATATTATACCGTTTTTATTGCGTTCCCGCAAAACAGTGCCCTACTTTGTATTCTATAATTAAGTATACATTTCATCGTCGATATTTCTATACATAGTTTATACAACTCTAGGGTATATACACAAGTAAAgcgaattaataatttatttcgtgaacaattttttcatatgtatcgCACAGTGTTCAATTGTACGtacgaaaatgataaaaagttTACAAGTTTACAAGTTTTAAATCGCTTATCTCAACGTACTATTTCAAATGTTAACGAAAACAAagttttgaacattttttgaattattgtGACCACTTATTATAATCGAGCAATGTTGTTATAAACGCATTCCGGAAATCAaactttatcaaaataaattatgtacgtGTTTTTAATCTATTGCTTTTGTTTACTTCCTTTTCTCGAGtatgaatgtaatatttaactattttattattttagcaaGAACGTCTGATCTTTAACATCTCAGAATGGCGTAACCAGTTTGTGCTTTCTCAGCAGAAGAAACTgctgaaattaaatgaaaaaaaattgacaagTAAGTTACGGGTGGTAAAAAGAGTTGCATGTTTCGCCTTTCAAGTAAGCAACCCTTCACTCGCAGATACGTGAGTAGCGTAAGAATCGTTTCATTAAATGTAAGAGATTTATATTCCACTCTTTTCTTGGCTGAACAATTACGGCTAATTTTAGAGCGCATTATCGTCAGTTAATATGCGAATAATGAATGatcaaaaaatttcatttatttatatgctcCTCTTTCGTATAGTAGTTTGAGGTTAAGATAGTGGAAATCATCGTTTCTTTATAAACGTTATACGTGATCGCGCTGAACGACTTTGCATTTCGCTTGCAACTTAATCATTAAACATTAGTACCGTTACAGTCTAATAAACTCGACGTGCTATGAAACAGGCTTCTTGTATAatgataacatttattatataagtTTTTCTGTTTGTGCATTAAAGTATTCTGTTTATCACACTTGAGGGATTGTTTTGGACTATTTGAAGTTTAGCAAAACTTGTGTGCACGTCAGGGGTACAGACGACGAGAATCTCGTGTATAGAAGACGTACTActctaatttttcataaacttTAAACTTTCAATATCTAACCAATCTAAAATATTgtcacattttaattaattaaattatttacttgcAATTATCATTTCATAATAGAATTGTTTACTACATTGTCATCAAGTGTTTATATTATGCCTGCACCACAATAGGACGTCCAACTAACGACCATACTCGTATACTGAGACATAAGTACCCTGTGCACATTTTTGCTCGTACTTCGATATACCGCGTATATAGTTTATCCCGTATAACACTtgcgaaatattttcttgtaagACAGATGGTTTAATTGCTTTCTTGTAACtgataataaagtaaaattgaagagagtttccaaaagtattcACCGGCATTTGAAACATTCGTCCGCAAAACGTTTATAgacttaaaatattcaaatttcgtgATAATTAACAAGTTTATCCAAAGGGCTTCATATATTTTGCCAATGAAGCCATTGTACTTTCTGACTGGAGTTTTGTCAAAAATCAAGAAGCCATTCCCAGAATATTACAAGTACAATAGAATTGAATCGAGTTATCATTTATgtgtataaatagaaattattcattctaAAATATGGTGCAtcgttaatgaaataaaataaaatgtatttagaaACACAGAAATATACGAAATAGAAGAATGAAGAAAACTAATAGTTAATTATATAAGCTGTTTTGGTTAAGCTCATTATCGACAATATAATTCGTAATTAACATgacgaacaaatatttactcttTGTATCCAacggaaatatttttgttatttcaaatcttaccaaaaatgtatcaaaataacattattattttccataagtTAATATCtctgttatttacaaataacgTTATAGAGAAATAAAAGTCTCGCGTTACATcaaaaaatagtttattactatattttatacctacatatttatatacattaattataaatttattacatattacttcaaaaaattatatataattttatacatactaTGTaccttaaataattattaattcattagaattatattaaatacgtgtgacatataatttaaattcataaataaatatagataatgaatcttaaatatatataattaaatggatattaaataacaataaataattaaaaataattacctaAATACCCCACcaatccaaaaataaaaagcttaTTGGATTGAtgactatttaaatattattttataaccatatatctatatatattaattatagatttattatatattaattcataatatCAAACATATTATGCActagtatatattaataaattatttaatattaatatatttcttatttcttattttgatttcaaataaaatttgcccaaATACATTTCTGACTACAGCATTGCGTTAAAACAGGTCACTAATGTAATTTCGTTCGCGTGACCAGCtcaatttacatataattttgtcgtttcatgaaaatgtactACGCAAGTTTTAACAGAAATTGTGGTACCAGGTGTTCGAGTTTCATTAGACATCCCTGCGGGGAGCACTGCCACTACGGCAGCTGATTTGATCGACGTAGTCTGTAGCAAGTGTTTCCCCGAACATGGCGGACGGTGCTCGTTCGAATTTTCAAGGGACACAATGAAAGTGCACCGAGCTCGTCACGGTGATGTACGTGATTAAGGGCGCGTGGTGATCCTTAGGGTGGCCGACGTGGGTGCCCTGGCGCCGCCGTGATCGTTACGGCTGCATGCACGTTGGCGTGTGGCCGTCCTGACTTCATGGTGTAGAGTTTTGCCGCGCCGCGATTGTGTGTCTCGGAGCGACCGACCGTGGCGGGGCCCCCATGGTTGTAAATGGCTGACGAGAATCGGAAAATGAGGCCCGAACGTAGCGTGTGATTCCACCGCCAAGACACCGAGGTACGACAGAAAACGATGTTCCAGAGATCGAATGATATTCCCGCGGTCTTCCGTTCCGAAAACACCACCACCGGGTTCAAGCACCGCCCGGTGCTAGGAGCTGTCCCGGGGGTTGTTCGTGTCCATCGTATCGTCAGTGTCTTCGTCAGTTGATCGGTTTTAGAGGTCGTCTATCTCCTGAATCAGCCGAAACTCTCGTTTCGCTCAACCCTTTGTCATGgccgattaaaaaattctcgagCCTGTATCCATTCGACCACGACGGTTTCTCTTGTTTAGAACAGTATTTCGTTGGTGCTCTCATTTGTTAACCCTCTGATGATCATTGCCGTGAAACGAAAACTTCATTTTCTGGTCATAGGCGAATCATTTTATCTCGAAAGTTAAAGCCCATctgataaatttcaaaatatacgtccatacataaaattacattaaaatacctGGGGACTtgttttctattctttttagTGTACAGTACATAATGTATTTCTGGACTGCATTTCTTTCCTGTTTGGCTGAAACATCTTTGCGTCAATTGTGAAATAGTATTTGCAATGTTAGATATCTACTTCAGAACCGATATCAAGAGTAAGGACTCTTTTACATGAGTAAACGGTTGAAAGTAAAGAACTTCTCTTAACAATTAAGGTCtatgcattttatttcattttatctctatgtttaaacaaattcatattattaaaaatttatttattcccttCAtgagtaaaatatcttttcatCAATTGAAATCTTATGGTTCTAATATATGGTGTTTACTGAAGAGTTTTATTATTGAGAATTGTATTATCGAGAGTTGGtatagagaataaaaaatttttaacatgCGCCAGCAGAGAAACTTTTATGATGAAAGTTGCTTTGTCATCCATAAAGTCGtactttgattaaaataattcttaattgtAACTGATTTAGAGGTTTCCAATTACTTAttgcatatatacatatcatAGAATAAGTAACCTAACGAGCCTAATTATGTCTGTATCTCTTACTGGCAGAATGGCATCTGAAAATCTCAGTCTATTATCAAGGGATTAATGAGAGCAAGAGCATTACCGATTGGTTTCTAATGAGTTGTCAATTATAAGGTCGTTGCTTCTTTCACAGGTCTTCGTGAtacattttttgatttttgtaatatacttTTTGCCAAAAGTAATGGACTTAAATGAATGATTTTGCTGGACGACGATTTCTTTTGCACAGTTGCGTGGACCAAGCATTATGTGTACGTGCATGTAAGATTTGCTTTCTTTTCAGATATCAACAAACATTTTAAGACAAAAGAGGAAGACAATTTTCCAGTCTTAAACAAgcctttatttatatttggagCTTCTGGTTTAAGactattcataaattattaacatgaAAGTAAATCTATGAACAAAATGTCAGAATTGTGAATAACACTTTACAACCATTGTTGGAAGATGCATAgtgaattatgataattaatgTTCTACTTTGGTTTTCTAATTTATGTTTGGTTATGAACCAATCTatctgaattttcaaattagcaaattttttatttataccttcATCATAGTagtttgtatgtatattcttgtttactccagattaattgaaacattataCAGTTATATCTTGTTATAATACTTTCaactgatttcttttttcattgcTTACTTTggctaaaattataatttggaAGAGAGAATATTTAGTCTTgatatatttacgtttattaataatcgttTTTAGTTAatcataattttgtaaacattttctacttaatcttcaaattttctcaatttactgttgtttcttatttattctatgactattatttacttaaataaaGGCTTGTTTAGGAATCCAAAGTAGTCTTCCttgtttctaataatttaGGACAAGGTTATATGTTAACATTGTTCTTTGAACAAATTGTTGCTgttttttatgcaattattattttaccaaacatatggaattttatttctttggcATATGTTGTTATAGTTTATTGCATTAAAAGATCAATTATAAATCTGAATTTTGTGCAGTTAGAATGAAACAATAGTTTAACATGTATGTGGAACaattactattaaataaaaacgagtTTATATTGTTACATTATAATGTTCTATCATTTCTATGTATGTAAAAGTCTATTTATAATGGATGTCTCAAAAACTGAATAGtgtcatacaaaatattactaCACATTATTGTaccttcattatttttgtagcaCATTATCCAGATCAGACaatgcttttttttatcctttactatttcaatttatctcgattgtaaattttatacatgattaagtatgttttattgttATGTGTGACTATAGAAACAAGGTAGAAAATGTCAGAGCCAGAAGAAAGTCTGGCAGCGCCGGATAGCACTACGAGGGAACAGAAGTTGGGCTTCTCTCATGGAGATGATGTCCTTCTTCAACATAAAGATGGCAAATTTTATCTTGGAACAGTTGTTGaggtatatttgtataacattttttacaaacCGCCgtatcttttcaattttttattaaaacacaatctttttatttgaacacaattgatgtttttaatatatcttacATTCTATGCTTTTAGGTGGATTTGGCAAGGGAAAAATGCCTTGTCAAATTTTTGGACAATACCTCCTCCTGGTCCTCAGTTAAAGAGCTGACAAAGCTATCTATGCCAGATTCTGATGTTATGTGTGTACTTTGCAAAAAATGTCAGCCCAAGACTGATAATGACATTATTGTTTGCGACAAATGCGGACGTGGTTATCATCAACTTTGTCATCAGGTAATAACAAGtcttttctatttcaaatatGGCTTACGATTTTTATATGACTATTTTATAACATTGACATACGGTACATTATGAAAtatgagaaacaaaaaatacacTTACAGCCCCAgatttcaaaagaagaaactgCAGCCGAGGCGCATTGGATGTGTAAAAGATGTGTAGATAGTCAACCGAGAATACGCGAACTTGTGGAACCAAAAACTTCTATGG
This genomic interval carries:
- the LOC128875608 gene encoding leucine-rich repeat-containing protein 57, which translates into the protein MGNSGLKQHYETAKKTGTLNLSQGKLDEFPQNLRALAPLLRTLDLSKNKFVRIPNDIGNFTLLKQLNISHNKLTELPEVLGALTKLEGLNAASNQIKSIPWPLSKLTRLKQVNLSDNQITEFPLMFRDLKFLDMLDLSRNRITTIPDAVAALHVVELNLNQNQISAISEKLAECPRLKTLRLEENCLQLNAIPIKILKDSNVSVLALEGNLFEMKEFADVDGYDNYMERYTAVKKKMF